One Flagellimonas sp. CMM7 genomic region harbors:
- a CDS encoding sodium:alanine symporter family protein yields MEGFNDFLSAMLPYTEWAMLILLIGGGLFLVFRSKFLPYRYFGHAIAITAGKHDKEGAKGDVSHLQALSAAVAATVGLGNISGVAIAIYMGGPGVVFWIWITALIGMCIKFYSCSLSIMFRGTDSEGKLQGGPMFYITQGMGEKAKPLATFFCIAGLFGFLGVFTANQFTQTFMNVVKPNESLALLGDFNWKLIIGITLAIITSFVIFGGLKKIAKVASTIVPFMVLVYFTAVIVVMATNASEVWPSLKLIVTEAFNFDTMIKGGFWGLVILGVRRAMFSNEAGLGSAPMYHGQSKTDEPVQEGLVAMLGPFIDTIIVCTLTAIVIILSGAYLEAESNGILMTLIAFKKTLFGYGDVLLMIIVSAFALSTLFTYSYYGVKCLSFLTNAKIGKYYNWYFVVTIVFAAVASVDLVINLIDLAYALMVIPNMIAVLYLSPKVNLAAKKYFSKMKHEKA; encoded by the coding sequence ATGGAAGGTTTTAATGATTTTTTGTCCGCAATGCTACCGTACACCGAGTGGGCCATGCTTATTCTTTTAATTGGTGGTGGACTGTTCCTCGTATTTCGATCTAAATTTTTACCATACCGTTATTTTGGTCATGCGATAGCCATTACAGCTGGTAAGCATGATAAAGAAGGGGCAAAGGGAGATGTGAGTCACCTTCAAGCACTATCTGCTGCAGTGGCTGCAACCGTAGGCCTTGGAAATATTTCTGGAGTGGCAATAGCTATTTATATGGGAGGTCCGGGTGTTGTTTTCTGGATATGGATAACGGCGCTTATAGGTATGTGTATAAAATTCTACTCTTGTAGTCTTTCAATCATGTTTAGAGGGACCGATTCTGAAGGTAAGCTTCAAGGAGGGCCAATGTTCTACATTACACAGGGCATGGGTGAAAAAGCAAAACCTTTGGCTACTTTTTTCTGTATTGCTGGCCTTTTTGGATTTTTAGGAGTGTTTACTGCAAATCAGTTTACGCAAACCTTTATGAATGTAGTAAAGCCAAATGAAAGTTTGGCCTTGTTAGGAGATTTTAACTGGAAGCTGATTATCGGGATTACGCTCGCCATTATAACGTCATTCGTCATTTTTGGAGGACTCAAAAAAATAGCTAAAGTGGCTTCAACAATTGTTCCTTTTATGGTGTTGGTATACTTTACGGCCGTAATAGTTGTTATGGCAACCAATGCAAGTGAAGTATGGCCTTCTTTAAAATTAATCGTAACAGAGGCATTTAATTTTGATACCATGATTAAAGGAGGCTTCTGGGGATTGGTAATACTAGGAGTTCGGCGTGCAATGTTTTCAAATGAAGCTGGATTGGGTAGTGCGCCCATGTACCATGGTCAATCCAAAACAGATGAGCCTGTACAAGAAGGATTAGTTGCTATGTTAGGTCCTTTTATTGATACCATTATCGTCTGCACCTTAACAGCAATAGTTATTATTCTAAGCGGAGCTTATTTAGAAGCAGAAAGCAATGGAATACTGATGACACTGATTGCCTTTAAAAAAACATTGTTTGGTTATGGTGATGTTTTATTGATGATTATCGTTTCAGCATTTGCACTATCCACATTATTTACCTATTCATACTATGGAGTGAAATGCCTTTCTTTTTTAACCAATGCCAAAATTGGAAAATACTACAACTGGTATTTTGTGGTCACTATTGTTTTTGCTGCAGTAGCCTCAGTAGATTTGGTCATAAATTTGATAGATTTGGCCTATGCACTTATGGTTATTCCAAATATGATAGCGGTACTTTATCTATCCCCTAAAGTTAATTTAGCAGCCAAAAAGTATTTTTCAAAAATGAAGCATGAAAAAGCATAA
- the era gene encoding GTPase Era, translating into MKKHKSGFVNIIGNPNVGKSTLMNAFVGEKLSIITSKAQTTRHRILGIVNGDDFQVILSDTPGIIKPAYELQSSMMNFVKSAFEDADVLLYMVEIGEKALKDEAFFAKITNSKIPVLLLLNKIDTSEQQVLEEQIQYWQGLLPKAELHAISALENFNVKEVFERILELLPEAPPYYPKDQLTDKPERFFVNETIREKILMHYKKEIPYAVEIETEEFFEDPDIIRIRSVIMVERDTQKGIIIGHKGSALKRVGVESRKDLEKFFDKQVHIELYVKVNKNWRSNSRQLKRFGYNN; encoded by the coding sequence ATGAAAAAGCATAAATCGGGTTTTGTAAATATTATTGGTAATCCAAATGTGGGCAAGTCTACTTTGATGAATGCTTTTGTTGGTGAAAAACTTTCTATTATAACGTCCAAAGCGCAAACTACAAGGCATCGAATTTTAGGTATTGTCAATGGGGACGATTTTCAAGTGATTCTTTCAGATACACCAGGGATTATAAAGCCGGCATACGAATTACAAAGTTCCATGATGAATTTTGTAAAATCAGCATTTGAAGATGCAGATGTTCTGCTATACATGGTTGAGATTGGGGAAAAAGCATTGAAAGATGAAGCTTTCTTTGCAAAAATCACCAATAGTAAAATTCCTGTATTACTGCTATTGAATAAAATAGACACTTCTGAACAACAGGTATTGGAAGAACAAATACAATATTGGCAAGGGTTACTTCCCAAAGCAGAACTACATGCAATTTCTGCATTGGAAAATTTTAATGTAAAGGAGGTTTTTGAACGGATTTTAGAATTGTTACCCGAAGCCCCACCTTACTACCCCAAAGATCAATTAACAGATAAACCAGAGCGTTTTTTTGTGAACGAAACTATTCGGGAGAAAATATTGATGCATTACAAAAAGGAGATTCCATATGCCGTAGAGATAGAAACTGAAGAATTTTTTGAGGACCCAGATATTATTAGGATTCGTTCTGTGATCATGGTGGAACGAGATACGCAAAAAGGTATAATTATAGGTCACAAAGGAAGCGCCCTTAAAAGAGTTGGGGTAGAATCAAGAAAAGACCTGGAAAAATTCTTTGATAAACAGGTTCATATTGAACTCTATGTTAAGGTGAATAAAAATTGGCGCAGTAACTCAAGACAACTCAAACGTTTTGGTTACAACAACTAA
- a CDS encoding GTP-binding protein, protein MSDFTNEIVLRPRFEVSLKEDIEQLKLVFDKSDKHPFLIKRLDEHIYIRFKKADTTFWSPQLHLELTSFEEGISKIHGVFGPNPTLWTFFMFLHFGIGTLFIILGVFAYSNYSLGHDVTYWLAGMFFLVLLWFALYAFGRMGKVKGRTQMSQLKDYLREIISDFKNNGKA, encoded by the coding sequence ATGAGTGATTTCACCAATGAAATTGTTTTGCGTCCGCGTTTTGAAGTTTCTTTAAAAGAAGATATTGAACAATTAAAGTTAGTTTTTGACAAAAGTGACAAACATCCATTCCTTATAAAAAGACTGGATGAACACATCTATATACGATTTAAAAAAGCTGACACCACATTTTGGTCCCCACAGCTTCATCTAGAACTTACTTCGTTTGAGGAAGGGATAAGTAAAATTCATGGCGTCTTTGGTCCTAATCCTACACTTTGGACATTTTTTATGTTCTTGCATTTTGGCATAGGCACTCTTTTTATTATTCTGGGAGTTTTTGCTTACTCCAACTATTCCCTAGGGCATGATGTAACTTATTGGCTTGCAGGAATGTTCTTTTTGGTCCTGCTATGGTTTGCACTATATGCTTTTGGAAGAATGGGAAAGGTTAAGGGTCGAACTCAGATGAGTCAGCTTAAAGATTATCTAAGGGAGATAATTTCAGATTTTAAGAATAATGGGAAAGCGTAG
- the der gene encoding ribosome biogenesis GTPase Der, with amino-acid sequence MSAIVAIVGRPNVGKSTFFNRLIQRREAIVDAVSGVTRDRHYGKSDWNGKEFSVIDTGGYVLGSDDIFEQEIDKQVELAIDEADAIVFMVDVESGVTGMDEDVSKLLRRVDKPVFLAVNKVDNAQRETEAVEFYALGLGDYYTLSSINGSGTGELLDALVKELPEIEEEESELPRFAVVGRPNAGKSSFINALIGEDRYIVTDIAGTTRDSIDTKYDRFGFEFNLVDTAGIRRKAKVKEDLEFYSVMRSVRAIEHCDVCILLVDATRGFDGQVQNIFWLAQRNNKGVVILVNKWDLVEKETNSVKEYTQKIQKAIEPFDDVPILFISVLTKQRIFKAIETAVDVYKNRSKKIITRKLNDVMLPIIEKTSPPAYKGKYVKIKFCTQLPTPYPQFAFFCNLPQYVREPYKRFLENKLRENFDFSGVPITVFLRKK; translated from the coding sequence ATGAGTGCTATCGTAGCAATTGTTGGAAGACCAAATGTTGGAAAATCTACTTTTTTTAATCGACTGATTCAACGTCGAGAGGCCATCGTGGATGCCGTTAGCGGTGTTACGCGTGATCGTCATTACGGAAAAAGTGATTGGAATGGGAAGGAATTTTCTGTAATAGATACTGGTGGGTATGTGCTTGGCAGTGATGATATTTTTGAGCAAGAAATAGACAAACAAGTAGAACTGGCCATAGATGAAGCCGATGCCATTGTTTTTATGGTTGATGTGGAATCTGGGGTTACAGGAATGGATGAAGATGTATCCAAGTTGCTTAGAAGAGTTGATAAACCTGTTTTTCTGGCAGTAAACAAAGTGGACAACGCCCAAAGGGAAACAGAAGCGGTTGAATTTTACGCATTGGGTCTAGGGGATTATTATACCTTATCGAGCATAAATGGCAGTGGAACAGGAGAATTATTGGACGCGTTGGTAAAGGAATTGCCAGAAATTGAAGAAGAAGAAAGTGAGTTGCCGAGATTCGCAGTAGTGGGGAGGCCCAATGCTGGAAAGTCATCCTTTATTAATGCACTTATAGGGGAGGACCGATATATAGTTACGGATATTGCAGGAACCACCAGAGACAGTATAGATACCAAGTATGATAGATTCGGTTTTGAATTTAATTTGGTAGATACTGCAGGAATCAGGAGAAAAGCAAAGGTCAAGGAAGATTTGGAATTTTACTCCGTAATGCGTTCCGTAAGAGCAATAGAACATTGCGACGTCTGTATACTTTTAGTAGATGCCACCCGCGGGTTTGATGGACAGGTACAGAACATTTTTTGGTTGGCACAACGAAATAACAAAGGTGTTGTGATTTTGGTGAACAAATGGGATTTGGTTGAAAAAGAAACCAACTCAGTTAAAGAATACACTCAAAAAATTCAAAAAGCAATAGAGCCTTTTGATGATGTACCAATTCTTTTCATTTCAGTGTTGACTAAACAACGAATATTTAAGGCGATTGAAACTGCCGTAGATGTTTATAAAAATCGCTCAAAAAAGATTATCACCCGAAAATTGAACGATGTTATGTTGCCCATTATTGAAAAGACATCACCACCGGCATATAAGGGTAAATATGTAAAAATAAAATTCTGCACTCAACTGCCAACACCATATCCACAGTTTGCTTTTTTCTGCAATCTACCACAATATGTGAGAGAACCTTACAAGCGTTTTTTAGAAAATAAATTGAGGGAGAACTTTGACTTTAGTGGTGTGCCTATTACTGTTTTCTTGAGAAAGAAATAG
- the pbpC gene encoding penicillin-binding protein 1C, protein MKVFLLALKKIILKHRIKFLVVLILFLFWFFCLPKQLFKDPTSTVVTSSDNVLIGARIADDGQWRFPEMDSIPERFKQSILLFEDEYFYHHPGFNPISIFNAIKHNLTKDTRRGGSTITQQVIRLSRKNKRRTYIEKCIEIFMATRLELRYSKEDILKMYAAHTPYGGNVVGLETASWRYFGIPAQELSWGQSATLAVLPNAPSLIFPGRNEQLLLKKRNRLLKKLWEENHIDETTYELAIAEPLPQKPIALPNITPHLTERIKKEHQGKRIQTSIDRHLQYQANIIAERHYQRLKGNEIHNLAILILDVETRKVLSYVGNSPSGKQHGNYVDIITKNRSTGSTLKPFLFASLMHEGQLLPNTLVKDIPTVINGYNPKNFNRKHSGVVPAGRALSRSLNVPAVRLLRQYGLQKFYNKLHKMNLKLNSPSSHYGLALILGGAENSLWNLTKTYASAASTLAYFESNSSTYRTNEFAEPSYLLNTKIDFGKQQFEAPVINAGSLYHTFKSLQEVNRPEGDENWQFFDSSRRIAWKTGTSFGFKDAWAVGVTSKYAIGAWAGNADGEGRPGLTGITAAAPILFDVLDALPNSGWFQQPFDDLAEMEICAQSGHLASTFCDNIKKELLPNNGIKSKQCPYHKQVFLDASEVFRVNSECYPLEDMVAKNWFTLPPVIEYYYSTSNPNYRPLPTYLQGCSISELQFMEFIYPKKNEEVLLPKDLGNNTTEIIFKLAHQQGESIVYWYLDETYIGTTENFHELIYQIKPGEYVLTVVDDEGNRMQQNVSVKLASEN, encoded by the coding sequence ATGAAGGTTTTTTTATTGGCATTGAAGAAAATTATACTGAAACACCGAATTAAATTTTTGGTGGTTCTCATTCTTTTCTTGTTTTGGTTTTTTTGCTTACCGAAACAGCTTTTCAAAGACCCAACCTCAACTGTGGTTACCAGTTCTGATAATGTTTTGATTGGGGCTCGAATTGCTGATGATGGACAATGGCGTTTTCCTGAAATGGATTCCATTCCAGAACGCTTTAAACAAAGTATTTTACTTTTCGAAGATGAATATTTCTATCACCATCCCGGTTTTAATCCGATTTCTATTTTTAATGCCATAAAGCATAACCTTACCAAGGATACGCGAAGAGGGGGAAGTACCATTACCCAGCAAGTTATACGGTTGAGCAGAAAAAACAAGCGTCGAACCTATATTGAAAAATGCATTGAAATCTTTATGGCAACTCGATTGGAGCTACGCTATTCCAAGGAAGACATTTTAAAAATGTACGCTGCACATACTCCCTATGGCGGAAACGTCGTAGGTTTGGAGACTGCTTCCTGGCGTTATTTTGGCATTCCGGCACAAGAATTAAGCTGGGGACAATCAGCTACTTTGGCCGTTTTGCCCAATGCACCATCACTTATTTTTCCAGGAAGAAACGAACAATTACTCCTAAAAAAACGTAATCGGCTACTTAAAAAATTATGGGAAGAAAATCATATTGATGAAACTACTTATGAACTGGCCATTGCAGAGCCTTTACCGCAAAAACCAATTGCCCTTCCCAACATAACGCCGCATCTTACGGAACGTATTAAAAAGGAACACCAAGGCAAACGAATACAGACTTCGATTGATAGACATTTGCAGTATCAAGCAAATATTATAGCAGAACGACATTACCAACGATTAAAAGGTAACGAAATCCATAACCTTGCCATTTTAATTTTGGATGTGGAAACCCGAAAGGTTTTAAGCTATGTGGGCAATTCTCCTTCAGGAAAACAACACGGAAACTACGTAGATATCATAACCAAAAATCGAAGCACAGGGAGCACATTGAAACCTTTTCTTTTTGCCTCGCTCATGCACGAAGGCCAATTGCTGCCAAATACCTTGGTAAAAGATATCCCAACGGTGATCAACGGTTACAATCCAAAAAACTTTAATAGAAAGCACTCGGGGGTAGTGCCTGCAGGCAGGGCTCTTTCACGTTCCTTAAATGTGCCCGCAGTTCGTTTATTGCGTCAATATGGGCTTCAAAAATTTTATAATAAACTTCATAAAATGAACTTGAAATTGAATAGCCCTTCCAGCCATTACGGTTTAGCGTTAATTTTAGGTGGAGCAGAAAATTCACTATGGAATCTTACCAAAACCTATGCTTCCGCTGCTTCAACATTAGCCTATTTTGAATCCAATTCCAGCACTTATCGCACTAATGAATTTGCAGAACCCAGTTATTTGTTGAATACTAAAATCGATTTTGGAAAACAACAGTTTGAAGCTCCGGTTATAAATGCTGGTTCGCTTTACCATACTTTCAAATCACTACAAGAAGTAAATAGGCCGGAAGGTGACGAAAATTGGCAATTTTTTGATTCTTCTAGACGCATTGCATGGAAAACAGGAACCAGTTTTGGGTTTAAAGATGCATGGGCCGTTGGAGTAACATCAAAATATGCCATTGGGGCATGGGCAGGAAATGCGGATGGTGAAGGAAGACCCGGATTAACAGGAATTACTGCTGCTGCACCAATTCTTTTTGATGTGCTTGATGCATTACCCAATAGTGGTTGGTTTCAACAGCCTTTTGACGATTTGGCAGAAATGGAAATCTGTGCGCAAAGTGGACATCTCGCTTCCACTTTCTGTGATAATATCAAGAAAGAGCTGCTCCCAAATAATGGAATAAAAAGCAAGCAGTGTCCTTACCACAAACAAGTTTTTTTGGATGCATCAGAAGTGTTTAGGGTAAATTCCGAGTGTTATCCGCTAGAGGATATGGTAGCCAAAAATTGGTTTACCCTTCCTCCGGTAATTGAATATTATTACTCCACGTCAAATCCAAATTACAGGCCTTTGCCAACTTATCTACAAGGATGTTCAATTTCGGAATTACAATTCATGGAATTTATCTATCCGAAGAAAAATGAGGAAGTTTTACTTCCAAAAGACTTGGGCAACAACACAACTGAAATCATATTCAAGCTTGCACATCAACAAGGAGAAAGTATTGTGTATTGGTATTTAGATGAGACTTACATCGGCACCACTGAAAATTTTCACGAGCTCATCTACCAAATTAAACCTGGAGAATATGTATTGACCGTAGTTGACGATGAAGGCAATCGCATGCAACAGAATGTATCGGTTAAATTGGCTTCGGAGAACTAG